A genomic segment from Malus domestica chromosome 05, GDT2T_hap1 encodes:
- the LOC103435060 gene encoding alpha-galactosidase-like translates to MDWKRRSSLFVLLFVISSIFNVIGALNLKNNTHQAEYGQFLLANGVARTPPMGWNSWNHFQCNINEATVKTTADALVSTGLAALGYKYVNIDDCWAERNRDSSGNLIAKSSTFPSGIKALADYVHARGLQLGIYSDAGHYTCSNTMPGSLGHEEQDARTFAEWGVDYLKYDNCNHDGSKPQIRYPVMSSALLKTGRPILYSICEWGQEDPATWAGQYGNAWRTTGDIEDTWESITSIADQNNIWATYAGPGKWNDPDMLEVGNGGMSVEEYQSHFSIWAVMKAPLLIGCDIPSASKEALQILGNKEVIDVNQDSLGVQARKLRSRDDLEVWAGPLSSNRVVVVLWNRGGSLAPITVTWREIGLSPNTSVIVRDLWTHSFVSKNMHTSLTANVAPHGCNMYVLTP, encoded by the exons ATGGATTGGAAACGCAGGAGCTCACTCTTTGTTCTGCTCTTTGTTATCTCCTCTATTTTCAATGTGATCGGTGCTCTGAACTTGAAGAATAATACCCACCAAGCAGAATACGGTCAGTTCCTCCTTGCCAATGGCGTTGCTCGTACACCTCCAATGGG TTGGAACAGTTGGAATCACTTCCAATGCAATATAAATGAAGCCACAGTGAAGACCACTG CGGATGCTCTTGTTTCGACTGGCTTGGCAGCACTTGGATACAAATATGTCAATATAG ATGATTGTTGGGCTGAAAGAAACAGAGACAGTAGTGGTAACCTAATAGCAAAATCGTCAACTTTTCCATCTGGAATCAAGGCCCTTGCTGATTATGTTCACGCAAGGGGTTTACAGCTAGGCATATACTCTGATGCTGG TCATTATACTTGCAGCAACACAATGCCAGGCTCACTTGGGCACGAAGAGCAAGACGCTAGAACCTTTGCTGAATGG GGTGTCGATTATTTGAAGTACGATAACTGCAACCATGATGGTTCTAAACCTCAAATCAGATATCCTGTAATGAGTTCTGCATTGCTGAAGACTGGAAGGCCAATCCTGTACTCCATATGCGAATG GGGACAAGAGGATCCTGCGACATGGGCTGGTCAGTATGGCAATGCTTGGAGAACTACGGGAGACATTGAGGACACTTGGGAAAG TATCACGTCGATTGCAGACCAAAACAACATTTGGGCTACTTATGCAGGCCCTGGCAAGTGGAATG ATCCTGACATGTTGGAAGTGGGAAACGGAGGGATGAGTGTAGAGGAGTACCAATCTCATTTTAGCATTTGGGCAGTCATGAAA GCTCCTTTACTTATCGGATGTGACATCCCATCTGCGAGCAAGGAAGCTCTTCAGATTCTCGGAAACAAAGAGGTTATTGATGTTAATCAAGATTCACTTGGAGTTCAAGCGAGGAAACTGCGATCCAGAGATGACCTAGAA GTGTGGGCAGGACCGTTATCAAGTAACAGAGTGGTGGTAGTGTTGTGGAATAGAGGCGGGTCATTAGCTCCTATAACTGTGACATGGAGGGAAATTGGACTCTCGCCAAATACGTCTGTCATTGTCAGAGACTTATGGACG caCTCATTTGTTTCGAAGAACATGCATACTAGTCTGACTGCAAATGTTGCTCCTCATGGTTGTAATATGTATGTCCTGACTCCTTAA